The following are encoded together in the Cervus elaphus chromosome 23, mCerEla1.1, whole genome shotgun sequence genome:
- the RBBP8NL gene encoding RBBP8 N-terminal-like protein isoform X2 — MRTRGHAGNRGAVEAKGPSPHLEHRGPRARATGAMESFTESLNRLKEVHENEVMGLQNKLLELNSERCRDAQRVEELCAKNHQLREQQKVLKENLRVLENRLRAGLCDRCMVTQELARKKQQEFESSLLQNLQHVFLLTTELTRLQEENDALKEEVKRLQGPGPKPQLREGASEPPSPLLLPSLGARKAVTEKPLGGHEETEDDHAERPGVYGTSPMAKISPSPNLPEARTPDMVMNPQRISNQLHGTIAVVRPGSRACSADQGSTNGTPPLPPTRNSPPSPPGEHSLPLDSFLQASRTSAKTCESLKHSLQADRLCLLNRHLTLHLGSPPAPTTAPSGPQSQGLKAGEAEVWEEPSGLLGLPGALAGMRNPRLEGALHMLLAQQLQAQGRVGSARLRGPQGPKGMPPSPPADSDSEGPEGEAARAALPKGRHPQPAGPGSPQGKEGTTTQDYVPDKPLDLSERGRCRASAPKPANQSGSLSPPRAPTPSPEPPQGVGPPAQCGAQRLSNGTQEAREPEAKEHPPSPDAPYSAPGPHLSLPSPSGPGEEDRGRPKLPPYPPRPGGDGHAELSKAQGQQPASDELDEPDTSDSEPPRSRPEEGGTREPGATHPAPAPGKRPGHPSLPSHEPHPTDCPQPGQPPPPAKQTAPGVG; from the exons ATGCGGACACGGGGCCAT GCTGGAAACAGAGGGGCAGTAGAGGCCAAGGGGCCGTCCCCACACCTGGAGCACAGAGGACCCAGGGCCAGGGCCACGGGAGCCATGGAGAGCTTCACAGAATCACTAAATAGACTGAAGGAAGTCCACGAGAATGAGGTCATGG GCCTGCAGAACAAGCTTCTGGAACTGAACTCAGAGAGGTGCCG GGATGCCCAGAGGGTGGAGGAGCTCTGTGCCAAGAACCACCAGCTCAGGGAGCAGCAGAAGGTGCTGAAGGAGAACCTGCGGGTGCTGGAGAACAG GCTGCGGGCTGGGCTGTGTGACCGCTGCATGGTCACCCAGGAGCTGGCCAGGAAGAAGCAGCAAGAGTTCGAGAGCTCCCTCCTCCAGAACCTGCAGCACGTCTTCCTCCTCA CCACTGAGCTGACGCGGCTGCAGGAGGAAAATGATGCCTTGAAGGAGGAAGTGAAGCGGCTTCAGGGCCCAGG GCCCAAGCCCCAGCTCAGGGAGGGCGCCTCGGAGCCCCCGTCACCCCTGCTGCTCCCCTCCCTGGGCGCCCGGAAGGCCGTCACTGAGAAACCACTGGGAGGCCACGAGGAGACGGAGGATGACCACGCAG AAAGGCCGGGGGTGTACGGGACATCTCCAATGGCCAAAATCTCCCCAAGTCCCAATCTGCCTGAGGCACGGACCCCGGACATGGTGATG AACCCCCAGCGCATCTCCAACCAGCTGCACGGGACCATCGCCGTGGTGCGGCCAGGGTCCCGGGCCTGCTCCGCCGACCAGGGCTCCACCAATGGGACGCCCCCACTGCCACCCACCAGGAATAGCCCACCCAGCCCACCTGGCGAGCACAGCCTCCCTCTGGACAG CTTCCTGCAGGCCTCTCGGACCTCTGCCAAGACCTGCGAGTCCCTGAAGCACTCCCTCCAGGCCGACCGCCTCTGCCTCCTGAACCGCCACCTAACTCTGCACCTTGGCAGCCCCCCGGCCCCCACCACAGCCCCCAGCGGCCCCCAGTCCCAGGGCCTCAAGGCTGGGGAGGCGGAGGTCTGGGAGGAGCCCTCAGGCCTGCTGGGCCTGCCAGGCGCCCTGGCGGGCATGCGGAACCCACGGCTGGAAGGCGCACTACACATGCTCCTGGCCCAGCAGCTGCAGGCACAGGGCAGGGTGGGCAGTGCCCGGCTGAGGGGCCCTCAGGGGCCCAAAGGGATGCCACCCTCCCCACCAGCAGACTCAGACTCCGAGGGTCCTGAGGGTGAGGCGGCCAGGGCAGCCCTGCCCAAAGGGAGGCACCCACAGCCTGCAGGCCCGGGCAGCCCCCAGGGGAAGGAGGGCACGACCACACAGGACTATGTCCCAGACAAGCCCCTGGACCTCTCAGAGCGAGGTCGGTGCCGGGCCAGTGCCCCCAAGCCTGCCAACCAGTCAGGGTCACTCAGCCCCCCACGGGCCCCCACGCCCAGCCCTGAGCCACCCCAGGGAGTGGGACCACCTGCCCAGTGTGGAGCCCAGAGACTCAGCAATGGCACCCAGGAAGCCAGAGAGCCAGAGGCAAAAGAGCATCCACCTTCCCCG GACGCCCCCTACTCTGCCCCAGGGCCTCACCTCAGCCTGCCCTCTCCAAGTGGGCcaggagaggaggacagagggaggCCTAAACTGCCCCCCTACCCACCAAGGCCTGGTGGAGATGGCCACGCAG AGCTCAGCAAAGCCCAAGGACAACAGCCGGCGTCGGATGAGCTGGACGAGCCAGACACCTCGGACAGTGAG CCTCCAAGAAGCCGACCTGAGGAAGGAGGAACCAGGGAGCCAGGAGCCACTCACCCAGCACCAGCACCTGGGAAAAGACCGGGGCATCCCAGCCTGCCCAGTCATGAACCCCACCCTACTGATTGCCCGCAGCCAGGACAGCCCCCACCACCAGCCAAGCAGACGGCCCCAGGAGTGGGGTAG
- the CABLES2 gene encoding CDK5 and ABL1 enzyme substrate 2, translated as MAAAAAGGAPGTSPGPAARVAPQALRRRGDSRRRQAALFFLNNISLDGRPPSLGPGGEKPPPPPPPPAETREPPAPPPPPPPPPPAPPAGLPLPGPGGRTSAPQSLLSPAPAPTGLGLGLGLGLDGQRQRRRVASQRCSLEFLEDTVGCPSGQRTKHISGSPRHKGLKKTHFIKNMRQYDTRNSRIVLICARRSLCAAFSVLPYGEGLRVSDLRVDSQKQRHPSGGVSVSSEMVFQLEGVELGADGKVVSYAKFLYPTNALVTLKPDSHGPTPQPRPSVPRTLLGSRCKPIPPRAAPVSSELGADAGDALEYNPNLLDDPQWPCGKHKRVLIFASYMTTVIEYVKPSDLKKDMNETFREKFPHIRLTLSKIRSLKREMRNLSEECGLEPVTVSMAYVYFEKLVLQGKLNKQNRKLCAGACVLLAAKISSDLRKSDVKQLIDKLEERFRFNRRDLIGFEFTVLVALELALYLPENQVLPHYRRLTQQF; from the exons ATGGCCGCAGCTGCGGCGGGTGGAGCGCCGGGCACGTCTCCCGGTCCCGCCGCCCGGGTAGCGCCGCAGGCGCTGCGGAGGCGCGGGGACTCGCGGCGCCGCCAGGCCGCGCTCTTCTTCCTCAACAACATCTCCCTGGACGGGCGGCCCCCGAGCCTGGGCCCCGGGGGCGAAaagcccccgccgccgccgccaccgcccgcCGAGACGCGCGAGCCTCCggcgccgccgcctcctcctccgccgccgccgcccgcgccccccGCCGGCCTGCCCCTGCCCGGGCCCGGAGGCAGGACCTCAGCGCCCCAGAGCCTGCTCAGCCCCGCTCCCGCGCCCACCGGCTTGGGCCTCGGCCTCGGCCTGGGCCTGGACGGGCAGCGCCAAAG AAGACGTGTGGCGTCCCAACGCTGCTCCCTCGAGTTTCTGGAAGACACAGTGGGATGTCCCTCGGGTCAAAG AACCAAACACATATCCGGATCGCCAAGACACAAAGGCCTGAAGAAGACACACTTCATCAAGAACATGCGGCAGTACGACACCAGGAACAGCAG GATTGTGCTGATCTGCGCCAGACGGTCCCTGTGCGCGGCCTTCTCAGTCCTGCCGTATGGAGAAGGCCTGCGAGTCAG TGACCTGAGAGTGGACAGCCAGAAGCAGAGGCACCCATCTGGCGGCGTTTCTGTGTCTTCCGAGATGGTCTTCCAGTTGGAAGGCGTTGAGCTGGGGGCAGATGGAAAG GTTGTATCTTACGCCAAGTTCCTGTACCCCACCAACGCCCTGGTCACGCTCAAGCCAGACAGCCACGGCCCAACGCCTCAGCCCCGCCCCAGTGTGCCCCGCACTCTGCTGGGGTCCCGATGCAAACCCATCCCACCCAGGGCAGCGCCAGTCAGCTCGGAGCTAG GGGCCGATGCAGGGGATGCCCTGGAGTACAACCCCAACCTGCTGGATGACCCTCAGTGGCCCTGCGGCAAGCACAAGCGTGTGCTCATCTTCGCGTCCTACATG ACCACGGTGATTGAGTACGTGAAGCCCTCCGACCTCAAGAAGGACATGAACGAGACCTTCCGGGAGAAATTCCCCCACATCAGACTGACACTGAGCAAGATCAGGAG TTTGAAACGAGAGATGCGGAACCTGTCCGAGGAGTGTGGCTTGGAGCCCGTGACCGTGTCCATGGCCTATGTGTACTTCGAGAAGCTGGTATTGCAGGGTAAGCTCAACAAGCAGAACCGCAAGCTATGCGCCGGCGCCTGCGTGCTGCTGGCCGCCAAGATCAGCAGCGACCTGCGCAAGAGCGATGTGAAGCAGCTCATCGAC AAGTTAGAAGAAAGGTTTCGGTTCAACCGACGGGATCTCATCGGCTTTGAGTTCACGGTGCTCGTGGCCTTGGAGCTCGCTCTCTACCTTCCCGAGAACCAGGTGTTACCTCATTACAGACGCCTCACGCAGCAGTTCTAG
- the RBBP8NL gene encoding RBBP8 N-terminal-like protein isoform X3, with the protein MRTRGHAGNRGAVEAKGPSPHLEHRGPRARATGAMESFTESLNRLKEVHENEVMGLQNKLLELNSERCRDAQRVEELCAKNHQLREQQKVLKENLRVLENRLRAGLCDRCMVTQELARKKQQEFESSLLQNLQHVFLLTTELTRLQEENDALKEEVKRLQGPGPKPQLREGASEPPSPLLLPSLGARKAVTEKPLGGHEETEDDHAGAERPGVYGTSPMAKISPSPNLPEARTPDMVMNPQRISNQLHGTIAVVRPGSRACSADQGSTNGTPPLPPTRNSPPSPPGEHSLPLDSFLQASRTSAKTCESLKHSLQADRLCLLNRHLTLHLGSPPAPTTAPSGPQSQGLKAGEAEVWEEPSGLLGLPGALAGMRNPRLEGALHMLLAQQLQAQGRVGSARLRGPQGPKGMPPSPPADSDSEGPEGEAARAALPKGRHPQPAGPGSPQGKEGTTTQDYVPDKPLDLSERGRCRASAPKPANQSGSLSPPRAPTPSPEPPQGVGPPAQCGAQRLSNGTQEAREPEAKEHPPSPDAPYSAPGPHLSLPSPSGPGEEDRGRPKLPPYPPRPGGDGHAELSKAQGQQPASDELDEPDTSDSEMGLSTRAEATQSSPGEGPGCICNKECGRGPQKRKRASDPWSKASKKPT; encoded by the exons ATGCGGACACGGGGCCAT GCTGGAAACAGAGGGGCAGTAGAGGCCAAGGGGCCGTCCCCACACCTGGAGCACAGAGGACCCAGGGCCAGGGCCACGGGAGCCATGGAGAGCTTCACAGAATCACTAAATAGACTGAAGGAAGTCCACGAGAATGAGGTCATGG GCCTGCAGAACAAGCTTCTGGAACTGAACTCAGAGAGGTGCCG GGATGCCCAGAGGGTGGAGGAGCTCTGTGCCAAGAACCACCAGCTCAGGGAGCAGCAGAAGGTGCTGAAGGAGAACCTGCGGGTGCTGGAGAACAG GCTGCGGGCTGGGCTGTGTGACCGCTGCATGGTCACCCAGGAGCTGGCCAGGAAGAAGCAGCAAGAGTTCGAGAGCTCCCTCCTCCAGAACCTGCAGCACGTCTTCCTCCTCA CCACTGAGCTGACGCGGCTGCAGGAGGAAAATGATGCCTTGAAGGAGGAAGTGAAGCGGCTTCAGGGCCCAGG GCCCAAGCCCCAGCTCAGGGAGGGCGCCTCGGAGCCCCCGTCACCCCTGCTGCTCCCCTCCCTGGGCGCCCGGAAGGCCGTCACTGAGAAACCACTGGGAGGCCACGAGGAGACGGAGGATGACCACGCAGGTGCAG AAAGGCCGGGGGTGTACGGGACATCTCCAATGGCCAAAATCTCCCCAAGTCCCAATCTGCCTGAGGCACGGACCCCGGACATGGTGATG AACCCCCAGCGCATCTCCAACCAGCTGCACGGGACCATCGCCGTGGTGCGGCCAGGGTCCCGGGCCTGCTCCGCCGACCAGGGCTCCACCAATGGGACGCCCCCACTGCCACCCACCAGGAATAGCCCACCCAGCCCACCTGGCGAGCACAGCCTCCCTCTGGACAG CTTCCTGCAGGCCTCTCGGACCTCTGCCAAGACCTGCGAGTCCCTGAAGCACTCCCTCCAGGCCGACCGCCTCTGCCTCCTGAACCGCCACCTAACTCTGCACCTTGGCAGCCCCCCGGCCCCCACCACAGCCCCCAGCGGCCCCCAGTCCCAGGGCCTCAAGGCTGGGGAGGCGGAGGTCTGGGAGGAGCCCTCAGGCCTGCTGGGCCTGCCAGGCGCCCTGGCGGGCATGCGGAACCCACGGCTGGAAGGCGCACTACACATGCTCCTGGCCCAGCAGCTGCAGGCACAGGGCAGGGTGGGCAGTGCCCGGCTGAGGGGCCCTCAGGGGCCCAAAGGGATGCCACCCTCCCCACCAGCAGACTCAGACTCCGAGGGTCCTGAGGGTGAGGCGGCCAGGGCAGCCCTGCCCAAAGGGAGGCACCCACAGCCTGCAGGCCCGGGCAGCCCCCAGGGGAAGGAGGGCACGACCACACAGGACTATGTCCCAGACAAGCCCCTGGACCTCTCAGAGCGAGGTCGGTGCCGGGCCAGTGCCCCCAAGCCTGCCAACCAGTCAGGGTCACTCAGCCCCCCACGGGCCCCCACGCCCAGCCCTGAGCCACCCCAGGGAGTGGGACCACCTGCCCAGTGTGGAGCCCAGAGACTCAGCAATGGCACCCAGGAAGCCAGAGAGCCAGAGGCAAAAGAGCATCCACCTTCCCCG GACGCCCCCTACTCTGCCCCAGGGCCTCACCTCAGCCTGCCCTCTCCAAGTGGGCcaggagaggaggacagagggaggCCTAAACTGCCCCCCTACCCACCAAGGCCTGGTGGAGATGGCCACGCAG AGCTCAGCAAAGCCCAAGGACAACAGCCGGCGTCGGATGAGCTGGACGAGCCAGACACCTCGGACAGTGAG aTGGGCCTAAGCACCAGGGCGGAGGCCACACAGAGCTCGCCAGGGGAGGGACCCGGGTGCATTTGCAACAAGGAGTGTGGACGGGGCCCGCAGAAGAGGAAGCGGGCCTCCGACCCCTGGAGCAAAG CCTCCAAGAAGCCGACCTGA
- the RBBP8NL gene encoding RBBP8 N-terminal-like protein isoform X1: MRTRGHAGNRGAVEAKGPSPHLEHRGPRARATGAMESFTESLNRLKEVHENEVMGLQNKLLELNSERCRDAQRVEELCAKNHQLREQQKVLKENLRVLENRLRAGLCDRCMVTQELARKKQQEFESSLLQNLQHVFLLTTELTRLQEENDALKEEVKRLQGPGPKPQLREGASEPPSPLLLPSLGARKAVTEKPLGGHEETEDDHAGAERPGVYGTSPMAKISPSPNLPEARTPDMVMNPQRISNQLHGTIAVVRPGSRACSADQGSTNGTPPLPPTRNSPPSPPGEHSLPLDSFLQASRTSAKTCESLKHSLQADRLCLLNRHLTLHLGSPPAPTTAPSGPQSQGLKAGEAEVWEEPSGLLGLPGALAGMRNPRLEGALHMLLAQQLQAQGRVGSARLRGPQGPKGMPPSPPADSDSEGPEGEAARAALPKGRHPQPAGPGSPQGKEGTTTQDYVPDKPLDLSERGRCRASAPKPANQSGSLSPPRAPTPSPEPPQGVGPPAQCGAQRLSNGTQEAREPEAKEHPPSPDAPYSAPGPHLSLPSPSGPGEEDRGRPKLPPYPPRPGGDGHAELSKAQGQQPASDELDEPDTSDSEPPRSRPEEGGTREPGATHPAPAPGKRPGHPSLPSHEPHPTDCPQPGQPPPPAKQTAPGVG, from the exons ATGCGGACACGGGGCCAT GCTGGAAACAGAGGGGCAGTAGAGGCCAAGGGGCCGTCCCCACACCTGGAGCACAGAGGACCCAGGGCCAGGGCCACGGGAGCCATGGAGAGCTTCACAGAATCACTAAATAGACTGAAGGAAGTCCACGAGAATGAGGTCATGG GCCTGCAGAACAAGCTTCTGGAACTGAACTCAGAGAGGTGCCG GGATGCCCAGAGGGTGGAGGAGCTCTGTGCCAAGAACCACCAGCTCAGGGAGCAGCAGAAGGTGCTGAAGGAGAACCTGCGGGTGCTGGAGAACAG GCTGCGGGCTGGGCTGTGTGACCGCTGCATGGTCACCCAGGAGCTGGCCAGGAAGAAGCAGCAAGAGTTCGAGAGCTCCCTCCTCCAGAACCTGCAGCACGTCTTCCTCCTCA CCACTGAGCTGACGCGGCTGCAGGAGGAAAATGATGCCTTGAAGGAGGAAGTGAAGCGGCTTCAGGGCCCAGG GCCCAAGCCCCAGCTCAGGGAGGGCGCCTCGGAGCCCCCGTCACCCCTGCTGCTCCCCTCCCTGGGCGCCCGGAAGGCCGTCACTGAGAAACCACTGGGAGGCCACGAGGAGACGGAGGATGACCACGCAGGTGCAG AAAGGCCGGGGGTGTACGGGACATCTCCAATGGCCAAAATCTCCCCAAGTCCCAATCTGCCTGAGGCACGGACCCCGGACATGGTGATG AACCCCCAGCGCATCTCCAACCAGCTGCACGGGACCATCGCCGTGGTGCGGCCAGGGTCCCGGGCCTGCTCCGCCGACCAGGGCTCCACCAATGGGACGCCCCCACTGCCACCCACCAGGAATAGCCCACCCAGCCCACCTGGCGAGCACAGCCTCCCTCTGGACAG CTTCCTGCAGGCCTCTCGGACCTCTGCCAAGACCTGCGAGTCCCTGAAGCACTCCCTCCAGGCCGACCGCCTCTGCCTCCTGAACCGCCACCTAACTCTGCACCTTGGCAGCCCCCCGGCCCCCACCACAGCCCCCAGCGGCCCCCAGTCCCAGGGCCTCAAGGCTGGGGAGGCGGAGGTCTGGGAGGAGCCCTCAGGCCTGCTGGGCCTGCCAGGCGCCCTGGCGGGCATGCGGAACCCACGGCTGGAAGGCGCACTACACATGCTCCTGGCCCAGCAGCTGCAGGCACAGGGCAGGGTGGGCAGTGCCCGGCTGAGGGGCCCTCAGGGGCCCAAAGGGATGCCACCCTCCCCACCAGCAGACTCAGACTCCGAGGGTCCTGAGGGTGAGGCGGCCAGGGCAGCCCTGCCCAAAGGGAGGCACCCACAGCCTGCAGGCCCGGGCAGCCCCCAGGGGAAGGAGGGCACGACCACACAGGACTATGTCCCAGACAAGCCCCTGGACCTCTCAGAGCGAGGTCGGTGCCGGGCCAGTGCCCCCAAGCCTGCCAACCAGTCAGGGTCACTCAGCCCCCCACGGGCCCCCACGCCCAGCCCTGAGCCACCCCAGGGAGTGGGACCACCTGCCCAGTGTGGAGCCCAGAGACTCAGCAATGGCACCCAGGAAGCCAGAGAGCCAGAGGCAAAAGAGCATCCACCTTCCCCG GACGCCCCCTACTCTGCCCCAGGGCCTCACCTCAGCCTGCCCTCTCCAAGTGGGCcaggagaggaggacagagggaggCCTAAACTGCCCCCCTACCCACCAAGGCCTGGTGGAGATGGCCACGCAG AGCTCAGCAAAGCCCAAGGACAACAGCCGGCGTCGGATGAGCTGGACGAGCCAGACACCTCGGACAGTGAG CCTCCAAGAAGCCGACCTGAGGAAGGAGGAACCAGGGAGCCAGGAGCCACTCACCCAGCACCAGCACCTGGGAAAAGACCGGGGCATCCCAGCCTGCCCAGTCATGAACCCCACCCTACTGATTGCCCGCAGCCAGGACAGCCCCCACCACCAGCCAAGCAGACGGCCCCAGGAGTGGGGTAG